The Saccharomonospora cyanea NA-134 genome includes a region encoding these proteins:
- a CDS encoding beta-N-acetylglucosaminidase domain-containing protein, giving the protein MARFGTRLAALSALASVTIVGAAGVTPVAAHEPAVSPSGATPVVSPTPHHLVRSGDDVVVPGRVDVVVDDDTDAAALELLRDVLHDRGVDRVRVRDADRPGRAPLTIRLGSAERPDVASALGDTEVPEAAEGYALRVDDSGHALGTVAIGGVDPAGQYYAVQTFRQLLAPSDDGGVRVAGVSVSDFPAMPLRGTIEGFYGSPWTHTERLDQLAFYGDVKFNTYVYAPKDDPYHRDRWREPYPADKLAELGELVRQAGGPPRTVHVRALPRNVHLLLQRPGPRGTDGEARSPVPARGA; this is encoded by the coding sequence ATGGCACGCTTCGGTACCCGGCTGGCCGCGCTGTCGGCTTTGGCCAGTGTGACCATTGTGGGCGCTGCGGGCGTCACACCGGTGGCCGCCCACGAGCCGGCGGTTTCGCCGTCAGGCGCGACGCCAGTGGTCTCCCCCACGCCCCACCACCTCGTCCGCTCGGGCGACGACGTGGTCGTTCCGGGGCGGGTGGACGTCGTCGTGGACGACGACACCGACGCCGCGGCACTGGAACTGCTCCGCGACGTGTTGCACGACCGCGGTGTGGACCGGGTCCGGGTGCGCGACGCCGACCGCCCCGGACGTGCCCCGCTGACCATCCGTCTGGGATCCGCGGAACGCCCCGACGTGGCGTCCGCGCTCGGTGACACCGAGGTGCCCGAGGCCGCGGAGGGCTACGCGCTGCGCGTCGACGACTCCGGGCACGCGCTCGGCACCGTGGCGATCGGGGGTGTCGATCCCGCCGGGCAGTACTACGCCGTGCAGACGTTCCGGCAACTGCTCGCGCCCAGCGACGACGGCGGCGTGCGTGTGGCGGGCGTGAGCGTCTCCGACTTTCCCGCCATGCCGCTGCGCGGCACCATCGAGGGCTTCTACGGCTCACCGTGGACCCACACCGAGCGCCTCGACCAGCTCGCGTTCTACGGCGACGTCAAGTTCAACACCTACGTCTACGCTCCGAAGGACGACCCGTACCACCGCGACCGCTGGCGCGAGCCCTACCCCGCCGACAAGCTCGCCGAACTCGGGGAGCTGGTGCGGCAGGCGGGGGGACCACCACGTACGGTTCACGTTCGCGCTCTCCCCCGGAACGTCCATCTGCTACTCCAGCGACCAGGACCGCGCGGCACTGACGGCGAAGCTCGAAGCC